From the genome of Rhineura floridana isolate rRhiFlo1 chromosome 7, rRhiFlo1.hap2, whole genome shotgun sequence, one region includes:
- the ANKRD1 gene encoding ankyrin repeat domain-containing protein 1 has translation MMMLKVEELVTGKKADGRETDDFLPEDFKNGEYEAAVRLEKQEDLKTLTDHSLTRRNLTYKEEKELQAGLKKKKLEERPKLESLEDLEKIIQLKKRKKFKKVKVPVLKEPEQETVTEPVDVPTFLKAALENKMPVIEKYLADKGDPDVCDEYKRTALHRACSEGHLAVVEKLVEAGAQLEFQDMLESTAIHWTCRGGSVEILKYLLNKGINRNARDKLLSSPLHVAVRTGQYECGEHLIACEADLSARDREGDTPMHDAVRLNRYKMIRLLIMYGANLNVKNDEGKTPMDLVLQWQNGTKEIFNSLKENSYKSSPIDTF, from the exons ATGATGATGCTAAAAGTAGAAGAGCTG GTGACAGGCAAAAAAGCAGATGGTAGAGAGACGGATGATTTCCTTCCAGAGGACTTCAAAAATGGAGAGTATGAAGCTGCTGTGAGGTTAGAGAAACAAGAGGACCTGAAGACACTCACTGACCATTCACTGACACGACGCAATCTGACTTACAAAGAGGAGAAAGAGCTACAAGCTGGG CTCAAGAAAAAGAAACTAGAGGAGAGACCAAAGCTTGAGAGCTTGGAAGATCTTGAAAAAATAATTCAactgaagaaaaggaaaaaattcAAGAAGGTTAAAGTACCCGTTTTAAAGGAACCTGAGCAAGAAACTGTA ACTGAACCTGTGGATGTtccaacatttttaaaagctgctttggAGAACAAGATGCCAGTAATTGAGAAATATTTAGCAGACAAAGGAGATCCAGATGTTTGTGATGAG TATAAGCGTACGGCCTTGCACAGAGCCTGCTCAGAAGGACACTTGGCAGTTGTGGAGAAGTTAGTCGAAGCTGGAGCCCAGCTTGAATTCCAAGATATG CTTGAATCTACAGCTATTCATTGGACCTGCCGTGGGGGCAGCGTGGAAATCCTGAAGTACTTGCTAAACAAGGGAATAAACAGGAATGCTAGAGACAAG TTGCTCAGCAGTCCTCTGCACGTGGCAGTAAGGACAGGTCAGTATGAATGCGGGGAACACCTCATCGCCTGCGAAGCAGATCTCAGTGCCAGAGACAGA GAGGGAGATACTCCTATGCATGATGCAGTGAGACTGAATCGTTATAAAATGATTAGACTTCTGATTATGTATGGTGCAAACCTGAATGTAAAGAATGAT GAAGGGAAAACTCCAATGGATCTTGTTCTGCAGTGGCAAAATGGTACCAAAGAAATATTCAACAGCTTAAAGGAGAACTCTTACAAGAGCTCCCCTATAGACACATTCTGA